The Chrysemys picta bellii isolate R12L10 chromosome 16, ASM1138683v2, whole genome shotgun sequence DNA window aatatcatgttgcctctctataaatccatggtacccccacatcttgaatactgcgtgcagatgtggtcgccccatctcaaaaaagatctattggacttggaaaagatacagaaaagggcaacaaaaatgatgaggggtctggaacggcttccgtatgaggagaagTTAAACAGACTGGGACtgtgcagcttggaaaagagacggctaaggggagttatgattgaggtctataaaatcatgacgggtgtggagaaagtaaataaggaagtgttatttactccttctcataacacaagaactaggggtcacccaatgaaatgaataggcagcgggtttaaaacaaacagaaggaagtatttcttcacacaacgcactgttAACCTGTGCAACTCCtcgccagaggatgttgcgaaggccaagactataacatggttcaaagaagaactagagaagttcacggaagataggtccatcaatggctattagccaggatggacagggatggtgtccctagcctctgtttgccagaagctgggaatgggcgacaggggatgggtcacttgacgattccctgttctgttcattccctctggggcacctggcattggccactgtcggcagacaggacactgggctagatggacggttgggctgacccagtctggctgttcttaagGCCATGCAGAGGGACTATGTCAGAGCAGGGGCCCTGAGTTCCAGACCCAGGCCCGGATCTTTCACCTCGAGCTCCGCCGCGGCCGGGCTGGCTCTCGGGGGCTGCGTTCGCACAGCAGGAGAGTTGGGGCTGACGCCGGGGATGCCGGAGAGCGCTGCGCGCCGCTGCTGGGAGAGGAGCCGAGTTAAACAGCAACGATTTCACTGCGGGGAGAATGATCCGGACTGGCAGAATTCGGGCCTGACctgagctccaggcagcaacCCCGGGAACGGGAGAACTGTCCTAGGTCTCAGTGCCAGCCTGCCCACCCAGCTGCTGTGCTGGCATCCCAGGGAGCGGGTGCAGGCGGCCCCAGCAGCTGGGGCGTTGGTTGGGGTAGGCACGCGGTGGGGACAGACCCCCGAGACCGACTCCGGCTGCGGAGCCATATAAAACTCATTGCGCACAGCAGaccgggggagggaggcgggtgTGGACGCACCCATCGGGGTTAGCCAgtacccctctcccttccccccccgcacATTAACTCACTCCACACGGCCGAGTTCTCCACACACACTTTATTCCAAAGGGGGGACCCCGGTTCCCCAAGGGGGGGGCACACGCGCTCCCCACGCCCTGAGTGCCCCGCCCACGGAGATGCCGGGGGAAATGGGACCCTGGGATTGGCTGTAGCCCCCTGCCCGGCGGTACCCAGCTGTGGTGTGGCGATCGCTCCGGCCGGCAGCAGGATCACTGTGCAGGGGGATCTCTCTGCACAGTCCCCCCGCCCAGCCGGCCCCTCTCCCCATGCTCCCCGCTCTTAGTGGCCATCGGCAGGAAGGAGaacgccgggggtggggggctctggcaGGGTCCCGTGGGCTCCCCGAGGggtgtatatctatatatttacACACAGTTCATGGGGCTCACCCCCCCGTCGGCTCCAGGGCGAATTGGTCCCACGTCCGGCTGCTGCTCCACGGGACGAGGACGCCGGGGACGTGGCGCCCGCGGTGTCCGACGCGGCTGGGGACGGATGGCGAGCGGGGGAGGCCCGGCGAACGGCTCGCTACGCCAGCCCCATCTCCTCCAGCACGCTGCGGGGTGACTCATCCTCCTGCAGCACAGagataaggggggagggaggggacgtCAGCAGGGGGGAGACAGAGTCCCTCTGTCCTCCCCCCACATGGGGAGCGGGTTAGAGCCCCGTGGCAGGAGGGCTGGGATTCAGGGACAGAGGGACCCTTgttgcagggagagtggggcGCTCTGAGCACtcactttccccctcctccctataACCGGGCTGGTCTCAGCCTCGCCGGTCtgtccccccagcccaggccaAGTCTCTGCCCCTGAGCTAGGCCTGCCTAGCACTGCCCCCCCCGTGCAGTCTAGTGCCCCCCAGGATGGCTGGGACCCTGGGCATGTCTCCCGCCACCCCCCGCATTAACCCCCAGGGTGCCGGAGATGGGCTGGATTGAGTTACCACCCCGGCCTGGCACTAACCCTGCCATGCCAGCCCCACAGCGCCCCTCAGGGACGGGCGAGGGACCCAGGCCGGGCGTTAACCCCTCCGACGCTGGGCGGGGCGCTGGCTGGAGTTTGCGAGCGAGAAGTGGCTGCTTTCTGCCGGCAGCCCGGTCGCCCACGCTGAGCACAGGAGAGAGCCGCAGAGCCCGGTGActcatccccctgcaccacaGCCTAGGCAATGAGACAGCACCTGCAGTGAGGGCGGGGGGCCCGCTCCCCCGCATCCCCCCATGCTGCGACACAGCCGGGGCTGGAGACAGGATCCCAGCCCCCTCGCCCCAGCCGCTGGTGTGTGCGGGGGGTGTGAAGGGATGTGGTGGTGGGAGCAGTGCACAGGGGACAACATTGAGGGCTGCTGGGCTCtgatccccagccctgggagcgaggtggcaccccaggggttCATGCCCAGCTGGGGGGTGGTCCTGTCTTTGGATGCACGCAGGAGCAGGCCACACCCAGCCCCGTGGCAGCACGACATGAACCCAGCCTGGCTCTGCTCCacccgggaggggagggggggggggcattggcaGGTTACCCCACACACACTGAGCGGCCCAACCCCCCCGGCCCTCCCTACCTCCTGCAGCAGGTCAGCCTGCTCGATGGCTTTCAGCACGCTCTTCTTGGAGGTGTCTTGGATCTCCCCGCCCATGAGGAACTCGTCCAGAATGAAATAGGCCTTCTCGAAGTTGAAGATGATATCAAGCTCGCACacctggggcgggagggagggagagagagaggagtatcAGGGCTGTccggagccggggagagaacccaggagtcctggctcccagcccccattgctctaatccaccagcccccactcccctcccagagctggggagagaacccaggagtcctgtctcccagccccttCACTCCACTAGCCCTCCGCCCTGTGCTATGGGGCTCTGTTCCCCTCTCAGAGGGAGGGACGCATACAGCTGGGAGGGGGGTGAAAATATGACCaagtgggaattttttgtaatgtattttatgttgccgctgtgtgcctcagtttcccctatactCCACACGGCTCCCCAGTGGGGTAACGAGGATGAAGGGAACGTCTACCCCTGCAGCGCATGTGGTGAAGACGCTCTGGGCCGACGGGAGAGACGCTCTCACCTCAGCACAGCACAACACACAGGTCGGGCTAACATACGTCGCTCTGGGGGGGGCGTGTGGTGGAATAGCCCCACCCCGGAGCGACACGGGTTTCACTCACACCAGTGGCAGTGTCCACGTGGCCTCTGCTCCCACCGGGTGGGCCGAACGGGTCATTAAAAGGATCAACTCAGTGGGCCCGGACATTAACGCCTAGCGCCCCATGCCCCAGAGGGCAAAGTATTCCCTGCCTCTCCGCAGGGAAGCTGGGCACCACCCCGGCTGGAGACCACAGGACGGAGCGGCACGGGGCGCGGGACGTGCTAGCCGCTTGCTGCCGGCCTGACCGAGAGCGTGAGCCGGGAAATGGGGGCCAGGTCAGCTGGGTGGGTGCACTGCGGCGCGAGACACCCCTGTTCGGGAACGGCGGCTGGGCAGGAGGCTGGCGCACGGAGGCTCAGTCTAGGAGGTGTTGGGGCCCCGGGACCGGCCCTGGAGGCAGAGTGGGGCCCTGGCCTGTGGCTCCGTGACAGGGAATTAGCCGGATTAGCCCAATTAGCGTTTCTATCCCCCGCGGCTCAGCGGGCAGGCGCCTGCCCGGGGGGATTAACGAGGCAGAGTTAATGCGCGGGGGATTAGCTGGGATttgacccacccacccacagggccctgggcccgAGCCAGCCACACGGATCAGAGGGTTCCGGGGTCACCCAGGCCCCTTGCCTAGGGTCAGCAAGTCCCGCTGCCCGTCTCCAGGGCACCACACCCACCCTAGGGTCACTGCCTGCCCCATACCCCCGGGACCCCAGACCCgtagggtgcatgtgtgtgtgtgtatgtgggggggggggggcagcactcaCACTGCCGAAGTATTTGTCCAGCAGCTCCACGTATCGGTGGATCAGCTCCAGCGTGATCAGCTCGTTGTCCTGGCCTTCAATGGCGCAGCAGAAGTACAGGCTGGCGTATCTGCGGGCGCATGGCAGAGGGCTcagcggggcagggtgggggggagatccCAGC harbors:
- the AP1S1 gene encoding AP-1 complex subunit sigma-1A, with protein sequence MRSAGRPGPGSVPGQVERGGPDGTGPAGGGGAMMRFMLLFSRQGKLRLQKWYLATSDKEKKKMVRELMQVVLARKPKMCSFLEWRDLKVVYKRYASLYFCCAIEGQDNELITLELIHRYVELLDKYFGSVCELDIIFNFEKAYFILDEFLMGGEIQDTSKKSVLKAIEQADLLQEEDESPRSVLEEMGLA